The Streptomyces sp. NBC_00691 genome has a segment encoding these proteins:
- a CDS encoding MFS transporter: protein MSNRNGYGSAVTLPGDPPGGRRAALVWGVGVAVYFVAVIFRTSLGVAGLDAADRFDVNASALSTFSILQLLVYAGMQIPVGLMVDRLGTKKVLALGVVLFTLGQLGFALSPSYGTALASRALLGCGDAMTFISVLRLGSRWFPARRGPLIGQVAALFGMAGNLVSTVFIARALHGLGWTTTFVGSSLAGVVVLVLMLLFLKDHPEGYEPQPATHAGAAFVRRQIAESWREPGTRLGMWVHFTTQFPAMVFLLLWGLPYLVEAQGLSRSTAGTLLTLVVLSNMVVGLAYGQIIARHHTARAPLALGTVAATALLWATTLAYPGDHAPMWLLVTLCLVLGACGPASMIGFDFARPANPPERQGTASGIVNMGGFVASMTTLLAVGVLLDATGDNYRIAFSSVFVLEALGVVQILRLKARTHRRERERLVASRVEAVHVPV from the coding sequence ATGAGCAACCGCAACGGCTACGGTTCCGCCGTGACCCTCCCCGGCGATCCGCCCGGCGGCCGCCGGGCCGCCCTGGTCTGGGGCGTCGGCGTCGCCGTCTACTTCGTCGCCGTCATCTTCCGCACGTCCCTCGGGGTCGCCGGACTCGACGCCGCCGACCGCTTCGACGTCAACGCCTCCGCGCTCTCCACCTTCTCCATCCTCCAGCTGCTCGTCTACGCGGGCATGCAGATACCCGTCGGCCTCATGGTCGACCGGCTCGGCACCAAGAAGGTCCTCGCCCTCGGCGTCGTCCTGTTCACCCTCGGCCAGCTGGGCTTCGCGCTCTCCCCCTCGTACGGCACCGCGCTCGCCTCCCGGGCGCTGCTCGGCTGCGGCGACGCCATGACCTTCATCAGCGTCCTGCGGCTCGGCAGCCGCTGGTTCCCGGCCCGCAGGGGCCCGCTCATCGGCCAGGTCGCCGCGCTCTTCGGCATGGCCGGCAACCTCGTCTCCACCGTCTTCATCGCCCGTGCCCTGCACGGCCTCGGCTGGACGACCACCTTCGTCGGCAGCTCCCTCGCCGGCGTCGTCGTCCTCGTCCTGATGCTGCTCTTCCTCAAGGACCACCCCGAGGGGTACGAGCCGCAGCCCGCCACGCACGCGGGCGCCGCCTTCGTACGCCGTCAGATCGCCGAGTCCTGGCGGGAACCCGGCACCCGGCTCGGCATGTGGGTGCACTTCACCACGCAGTTCCCCGCGATGGTCTTCCTGCTCCTGTGGGGACTGCCGTACCTGGTGGAGGCGCAGGGCCTCTCCCGGTCGACCGCCGGTACCCTGCTCACCCTGGTCGTCCTGTCGAACATGGTCGTCGGCCTCGCGTACGGGCAGATCATCGCCCGCCACCACACGGCCCGCGCGCCGCTCGCCCTCGGCACGGTCGCCGCGACCGCCCTGTTGTGGGCGACCACCCTCGCGTACCCCGGCGACCACGCCCCGATGTGGCTGCTCGTCACCCTCTGCCTGGTCCTCGGCGCCTGCGGACCGGCCTCGATGATCGGCTTCGACTTCGCCCGTCCGGCCAATCCGCCGGAGCGTCAGGGCACCGCGTCCGGCATCGTCAACATGGGCGGCTTCGTCGCCTCGATGACGACGCTGCTCGCCGTGGGCGTGCTGCTCGACGCGACCGGCGACAACTACCGGATCGCGTTCTCTTCGGTCTTCGTCCTGGAGGCCCTCGGCGTCGTGCAGATCCTGCGTCTCAAGGCCCGCACCCATCGCAGGGAACGGGAACGGCTCGTCGCCAGCAGGGTGGAAGCCGTCCACGTTCCCGTCTAG
- the pdhA gene encoding pyruvate dehydrogenase (acetyl-transferring) E1 component subunit alpha, which translates to MTVESTAARKTTRRSSGAKRTTSAASAKKAPAAQGAEPELVQLLTPEGERVQHPDYDIDLSAEELRGLYRDMVLTRRFDAEATSLQRQGELGLWASLLGQEAAQIGSGRALRDDDYVFPTYREHGVAWVRGVDPTNLLGMFRGVNHGGWDPNSNNFHLYTIVIGSQTLHATGYAMGIAKDGADSAVIAYFGDGASSQGDVNEAFTFSAVYNAPVVFFCQNNQWAISEPTEKQTRVPLYQRARGFGFPGVRVDGNDVLACLAVTRSALERARRGEGPTLVEAFTYRMGAHTTSDDPTKYRRDEEREAWEAKDPILRLKAYLEREGHADEAFFEALEAESEALGKRVREGVRNMPDPDDMAIFENVYADGHSLVDEERAQFAAYQASFADGEVK; encoded by the coding sequence GTGACCGTGGAGAGCACTGCCGCGCGCAAGACGACGCGACGCAGCAGCGGCGCCAAGCGCACCACCAGCGCCGCAAGCGCGAAGAAGGCACCGGCGGCGCAGGGCGCAGAGCCCGAGCTCGTCCAGCTGCTGACGCCCGAGGGAGAGCGCGTCCAGCACCCCGATTACGACATCGACCTGAGCGCCGAGGAGCTGCGCGGTCTCTACCGCGACATGGTCCTCACCCGACGCTTCGACGCCGAGGCGACCTCGCTGCAGCGTCAGGGCGAGCTGGGCCTGTGGGCCTCGCTGCTCGGCCAGGAGGCCGCCCAGATCGGTTCCGGCCGCGCCCTGCGGGACGACGACTACGTCTTCCCGACCTATCGCGAACACGGTGTCGCGTGGGTGCGTGGCGTCGACCCGACGAATCTGCTGGGAATGTTCCGCGGTGTGAACCACGGTGGCTGGGATCCCAACAGCAACAATTTCCACCTCTACACGATCGTCATCGGCTCCCAGACCCTGCACGCCACGGGTTATGCGATGGGTATCGCCAAGGACGGCGCGGATTCCGCCGTGATCGCCTACTTCGGCGACGGCGCCTCCAGCCAGGGCGACGTCAACGAGGCGTTCACCTTCTCCGCGGTCTACAACGCGCCCGTCGTGTTCTTCTGCCAGAACAACCAGTGGGCGATCTCCGAGCCCACCGAGAAGCAGACCCGCGTCCCGCTCTACCAGCGCGCCCGCGGCTTCGGCTTCCCCGGCGTCCGGGTCGACGGCAACGACGTCCTGGCCTGCCTCGCCGTCACCCGCTCCGCCCTGGAGCGCGCCCGCCGCGGCGAGGGCCCGACCCTCGTCGAGGCCTTCACCTACCGCATGGGCGCCCACACCACCTCCGACGACCCGACGAAGTACCGCCGGGACGAGGAGCGGGAGGCCTGGGAGGCCAAGGACCCGATCCTGCGCCTCAAGGCGTACCTGGAGCGCGAGGGCCACGCCGACGAGGCCTTCTTCGAGGCCCTGGAGGCCGAGAGCGAGGCGCTCGGCAAGCGCGTCCGCGAGGGCGTGCGCAACATGCCCGACCCCGACGACATGGCGATCTTCGAGAACGTGTACGCGGACGGGCACTCGCTCGTCGACGAGGAGCGCGCGCAGTTCGCCGCCTACCAGGCGTCCTTCGCGGATGGCGAGGTCAAGTAA
- a CDS encoding maleylpyruvate isomerase family mycothiol-dependent enzyme, which produces MTVHPSLQNYADAWTHSIEAIAELVQPLVEGEWNRPTPCPGWSVRDIVSHVIGMETEMLGDPRPIHSLPRDLYHVRSDFARYMEVQVDVRRHHTAPEMTSELEYILIRRARQLRNENRSPEHLIRAPLGAEQSLELAYRMRAFDVWVHEQDLRVALGTPGNLDSAGAHVTRDVLLAALPKVIAKDAGAPASSAVVIDVSGPVEFLRTVRVDAEGRGSIDGAPSLGPAVTLATDWETFVRLACGRVRPADVADRVKTEGDEALARAILDNFAVTPR; this is translated from the coding sequence GTGACCGTCCATCCCAGCCTCCAGAACTACGCCGACGCCTGGACCCATTCCATCGAGGCGATAGCCGAGCTGGTGCAGCCGCTCGTGGAGGGCGAGTGGAACCGGCCCACACCGTGCCCCGGCTGGTCGGTGCGGGACATCGTGTCCCATGTGATCGGCATGGAGACCGAGATGCTCGGCGACCCGCGCCCGATCCACTCCCTGCCGCGCGATCTCTACCACGTACGCAGTGACTTCGCGCGCTACATGGAGGTCCAGGTCGATGTGCGGAGGCATCACACGGCGCCGGAGATGACCTCGGAGCTCGAGTACATCCTGATCCGCCGGGCCCGCCAGCTCCGCAACGAGAACCGCTCCCCCGAGCACCTGATCCGCGCCCCCCTCGGCGCCGAGCAGTCCCTGGAACTGGCCTACCGGATGCGCGCCTTCGACGTGTGGGTGCACGAGCAGGACCTGCGGGTCGCGCTGGGCACACCGGGCAACCTGGACTCGGCGGGCGCCCACGTGACGCGTGACGTGCTCCTGGCGGCCCTGCCGAAGGTCATCGCCAAGGACGCCGGGGCGCCCGCCTCCTCGGCCGTCGTCATCGACGTCAGCGGCCCGGTGGAGTTCCTGCGGACGGTACGGGTCGACGCGGAGGGCCGGGGTTCGATAGACGGTGCGCCCTCGCTCGGCCCGGCGGTGACGCTGGCGACGGACTGGGAGACGTTCGTGCGCCTCGCCTGCGGCCGGGTCCGGCCGGCCGATGTGGCCGACCGGGTCAAGACGGAGGGCGACGAGGCACTGGCCCGGGCCATCCTCGACAACTTCGCGGTGACGCCCCGATAG
- a CDS encoding pyridoxamine 5'-phosphate oxidase family protein, which produces MSTDEIRAIELLSRVSYGRVATSMRAMPFVAPARHIVADGRVLLRLHRGLGYHRACNGSVVAYGADNFSSGSANLWSVQFTGTAEIVEPTAEELVEFGSEPELVDGEAFDPVYMRIEPQFVTVHALDYASETPVTRSAAQSVRRHLHHVA; this is translated from the coding sequence ATGTCCACCGACGAGATCCGCGCCATCGAGTTGCTCAGCCGCGTGTCGTACGGCCGGGTGGCGACGAGCATGCGGGCGATGCCGTTCGTCGCCCCGGCCCGCCACATCGTGGCCGACGGCCGTGTCCTGCTCCGGCTGCACCGGGGCCTCGGCTACCACCGCGCCTGCAACGGCAGCGTCGTCGCCTACGGCGCGGACAACTTCAGCTCCGGGTCCGCGAACCTCTGGTCCGTGCAGTTCACCGGCACCGCCGAGATCGTCGAGCCGACCGCGGAGGAGCTCGTGGAGTTCGGCTCCGAGCCGGAGCTGGTGGACGGCGAGGCCTTCGACCCGGTCTACATGCGGATCGAACCGCAGTTCGTGACGGTGCACGCGCTCGACTACGCGAGCGAGACCCCGGTGACCCGCTCCGCCGCCCAATCCGTCCGGCGACACCTCCATCACGTAGCGTGA
- a CDS encoding alpha-ketoacid dehydrogenase subunit beta, translated as MAVQKLPLAKALNESLRKALETDPKVLIMGEDVGKLGGVFRVTDGLQKDFGEDRVIDSPLAESGIVGTAIGLALRGYRPVVEIQFDGFVFPAYDQIVTQLAKMHARALGKVKMPVVIRIPYGGGIGAVEHHSESPEALFAHVPGLKVVSPSNSSDAYWMLQQAIQSDDPVIFFEPKRRYWDKGEVDTEAIPGALHQARVAREGSDLTLAAYGPMVKVCLEAAAAAQEEGKSVEVLDLRSMSPIDFDAIQRSVEKTRHLVVVHEAPVFYGAGAEIAARITERCFYHLEAPVLRVGGYHAPYPPARLEEEYLPGLDRVLDAVDRSLAY; from the coding sequence ATGGCTGTACAGAAGCTTCCGCTCGCCAAGGCGCTCAACGAGTCGCTCCGCAAGGCGCTGGAGACCGACCCCAAGGTCCTCATCATGGGCGAGGACGTCGGCAAGCTCGGCGGTGTCTTCCGGGTCACCGACGGTCTGCAGAAGGACTTCGGCGAGGACCGGGTCATCGACTCGCCGCTCGCCGAGTCCGGCATCGTCGGCACCGCGATCGGTCTGGCCCTGCGCGGCTACCGCCCGGTCGTCGAGATCCAGTTCGACGGTTTCGTCTTCCCCGCGTACGACCAGATCGTCACGCAGCTCGCCAAGATGCACGCCCGTGCGCTCGGCAAGGTCAAGATGCCCGTCGTCATCCGTATCCCGTACGGCGGCGGCATCGGCGCGGTCGAGCACCACTCCGAGTCCCCCGAGGCGCTCTTCGCGCACGTCCCGGGTCTCAAGGTCGTCTCGCCGTCCAACTCCTCGGACGCCTACTGGATGCTCCAGCAGGCCATCCAGAGCGACGACCCGGTCATCTTCTTCGAGCCCAAGCGCCGTTACTGGGACAAGGGCGAGGTCGACACCGAGGCCATCCCCGGCGCGCTCCACCAGGCCCGGGTGGCGCGCGAGGGCAGCGACCTCACGCTCGCCGCGTACGGCCCGATGGTGAAGGTCTGCCTGGAGGCCGCCGCGGCCGCCCAGGAGGAGGGCAAGTCGGTCGAGGTCCTGGACCTCCGTTCGATGTCCCCGATCGACTTCGACGCCATCCAGCGGTCCGTCGAGAAGACCCGCCACCTCGTGGTGGTCCACGAGGCCCCGGTCTTCTACGGCGCCGGCGCGGAGATCGCCGCCCGGATCACCGAGCGCTGCTTCTACCACCTGGAGGCCCCCGTCCTGCGGGTCGGCGGCTACCACGCGCCGTACCCGCCGGCGCGCCTGGAGGAGGAGTACCTGCCGGGTCTCGATCGCGTGCTCGACGCCGTCGACCGCTCGCTGGCGTACTGA
- a CDS encoding response regulator transcription factor, whose protein sequence is MREEGKIRVFLLDDHEVVRRGVHELLSVEDDIEVVGEAGTAADALVRIPATRPDVAVLDVRLPDGSGVEVCREIRSRDEGVKCLMLTSYADDEALFDAIMAGASGYVLKAIRGNELLNAVRDVAAGKSLLDPVATARVLERLRDGNNPKGDDKLANLTEQERKILDLIGEGLTNRVIGERLHLAEKTIKNYVSSLLSKLGMERRSQAAAYVARLQAERH, encoded by the coding sequence GTGCGCGAAGAAGGAAAAATCCGGGTATTTCTGCTCGACGACCACGAAGTCGTCCGGCGCGGCGTCCACGAGCTGCTCTCCGTGGAGGACGACATCGAGGTGGTCGGAGAGGCCGGGACGGCAGCGGACGCGCTGGTCAGGATCCCCGCGACCCGGCCCGACGTCGCCGTGCTCGACGTCCGCCTGCCGGACGGCAGCGGGGTGGAGGTGTGCCGCGAGATCCGTTCGAGGGACGAGGGCGTCAAGTGCCTGATGCTGACCTCGTACGCGGACGACGAGGCCCTCTTCGACGCGATCATGGCCGGTGCCTCGGGTTATGTCCTCAAGGCCATCCGCGGCAACGAACTCCTGAACGCGGTACGGGACGTGGCGGCCGGCAAGTCGCTGCTCGACCCGGTGGCGACCGCCCGTGTCCTGGAGCGGCTGCGCGACGGCAACAATCCGAAGGGGGACGACAAGCTCGCCAACCTGACGGAGCAGGAGCGCAAGATCCTGGACCTCATCGGCGAGGGCCTCACCAACCGGGTCATCGGCGAGCGGCTCCACCTCGCGGAGAAGACCATCAAGAACTATGTCTCCAGCCTGCTGTCGAAGCTGGGCATGGAGCGGCGCTCGCAGGCCGCCGCCTACGTGGCGCGGCTCCAGGCGGAGCGCCACTGA
- a CDS encoding phosphotransferase, with translation MPRSSETLTPPDGPTAPRSGGRLGATRPGGAPPAPPVGALLRRHRHAGEPLSCVPVAEGLLNRGFRLSTTRGTYFLKQHLDAPTADRATIARQHRATQRLHALGLPVAPPLPDATGRTVAVVDGHCYALHPWIDGRHRHGTQLSTGCSRRLGTLLGQVHTALDRVMEPSGPGGTPGTDDGGRASADLQDTFRAIDELIRLARAHRPRDSFDALAEHRLRERRRLLAQHAHHRPPPAAAAGWVHGDFHPLNLLYRGAEPAAIVDWDRLGVRPRAEEAVRAAAIFFVRPGGELALEKVRAYARAYRRATGADRAELAAAAHRVWWERLNDFWTLRWRYQLHDRRADPQFPAVSALAVWWTREYEAVSDAFAG, from the coding sequence GTGCCGCGCTCATCTGAAACGCTCACTCCACCGGACGGACCGACCGCCCCGCGGTCCGGTGGCCGACTGGGCGCCACCCGGCCCGGCGGCGCCCCGCCCGCCCCACCGGTCGGCGCCCTGCTCCGCCGCCACCGGCACGCCGGGGAACCCCTCTCCTGCGTGCCCGTCGCCGAGGGGCTGCTCAACCGCGGCTTCCGCCTCTCCACCACCCGCGGCACCTACTTCCTCAAGCAGCACCTGGACGCCCCCACCGCCGACCGCGCCACGATCGCCCGCCAGCACCGCGCGACCCAGCGGCTGCACGCCCTCGGCCTGCCCGTCGCCCCGCCGCTGCCCGACGCCACCGGCCGCACGGTCGCCGTCGTCGACGGCCACTGCTACGCCCTGCACCCGTGGATCGACGGTCGCCACCGCCACGGCACCCAGCTCTCCACGGGCTGCTCCCGGCGCCTGGGCACCCTCCTCGGGCAGGTCCACACCGCCCTGGACCGGGTCATGGAGCCCTCGGGACCGGGCGGGACTCCCGGCACCGACGACGGCGGCCGCGCCAGCGCCGACCTCCAGGACACCTTCCGGGCCATCGACGAGCTGATCCGCCTGGCCCGCGCCCACCGCCCCCGCGACAGCTTCGACGCCCTCGCCGAGCACCGGCTGAGGGAGCGCCGCCGGCTCCTCGCCCAGCACGCCCACCACCGGCCGCCCCCCGCCGCCGCCGCCGGCTGGGTGCACGGCGACTTCCACCCGCTGAACCTGCTCTACCGGGGCGCCGAGCCCGCCGCGATCGTCGACTGGGACCGGCTCGGGGTCCGCCCGAGGGCCGAGGAGGCGGTCAGGGCCGCCGCCATCTTCTTCGTACGGCCGGGGGGCGAGCTGGCCCTGGAGAAGGTGCGGGCGTACGCGCGCGCGTACCGGCGGGCGACCGGTGCCGACCGCGCCGAGCTGGCGGCGGCGGCGCACCGGGTGTGGTGGGAGCGGCTCAACGACTTCTGGACCCTGCGCTGGCGCTACCAGCTGCACGACCGAAGGGCCGACCCGCAGTTTCCTGCGGTGTCGGCCCTGGCGGTCTGGTGGACCCGCGAGTACGAGGCGGTGAGCGACGCGTTCGCGGGGTGA
- a CDS encoding carbon-nitrogen family hydrolase produces MRASLIQIAVDPDEPVDARRARVARLVQEESGRADLVVLPELWPMGAFAYESFAAEAEPLNGPTHRAMAAAARDAGVWLHAGSFVEAEGGALYNTSLVLSPDGELAASYRKIHRFGFDKGEAVMMAAGEDLVTVDLPHLTVGVGTCYDLRFPELFRGLVDAGAQAFVVPAGWPARRRAHWSLLARARAVENQAYVLACGTAGTHAGVEQAGHSIVVDPWGETLAEAGPDEEILRVVLDPAKVTTTREQFPALKDRVLGIATPKRG; encoded by the coding sequence GTGCGCGCCTCGCTGATCCAGATCGCGGTAGACCCGGACGAACCGGTCGACGCCCGACGTGCCCGCGTGGCCCGTCTCGTACAGGAGGAATCCGGCCGCGCCGACCTCGTCGTCCTGCCCGAACTGTGGCCCATGGGCGCCTTCGCGTACGAGTCCTTCGCCGCCGAGGCCGAGCCGCTGAACGGCCCCACGCACCGCGCGATGGCCGCCGCCGCGCGCGACGCCGGGGTCTGGCTGCACGCCGGATCCTTCGTGGAGGCGGAGGGGGGCGCGCTGTACAACACCTCGCTCGTCCTCTCCCCCGACGGCGAACTCGCCGCCTCCTACCGCAAGATCCACCGCTTCGGCTTCGACAAGGGCGAGGCGGTGATGATGGCCGCGGGGGAGGACCTGGTCACCGTCGACCTGCCGCACCTCACCGTCGGCGTCGGCACCTGCTACGACCTGCGCTTCCCCGAGCTGTTCCGCGGGCTCGTCGACGCGGGCGCCCAGGCCTTCGTCGTCCCGGCCGGCTGGCCGGCCCGGCGCCGCGCCCACTGGAGCCTGCTGGCCCGGGCCCGCGCCGTCGAGAACCAGGCGTACGTCCTCGCCTGCGGTACGGCGGGCACGCACGCGGGCGTGGAGCAGGCCGGCCACTCGATCGTCGTCGACCCGTGGGGCGAGACCCTCGCGGAGGCGGGCCCGGACGAGGAGATCCTGCGCGTGGTCCTGGACCCGGCGAAGGTCACGACGACCCGCG
- a CDS encoding GntR family transcriptional regulator, giving the protein MPSAPAKQAPAADRVYMHVKQAVLDRRYEGGTLLTEGELALAVGVSRTPVREALLKLEMEGLLKLYPKKGALVLAVSVQEIADVVETRLLVEEFAVRRAVPAPASLIERLEELLEEQKQRAAAGDLAEVAVTDRCFHAEIVQHAGNQILSRLYDQLRDRQLRMGVAVMQSQPDRVAKNITEHAEILDRIRAGDTEGAAHCVRQHLSWVKVLVRGEDR; this is encoded by the coding sequence ATGCCCTCCGCCCCGGCCAAGCAGGCACCCGCAGCCGACCGCGTCTACATGCACGTCAAGCAGGCCGTACTCGACCGGCGCTACGAGGGAGGCACCCTCCTCACCGAGGGCGAACTGGCTCTCGCCGTAGGGGTGTCACGGACGCCCGTCCGCGAGGCGCTGCTCAAGCTGGAGATGGAAGGGCTGCTCAAGCTCTACCCGAAGAAGGGCGCCCTCGTCCTCGCCGTCTCCGTCCAGGAGATCGCCGACGTCGTCGAGACCCGGCTGCTCGTCGAGGAGTTCGCCGTCCGCCGCGCCGTCCCCGCGCCCGCCTCGCTCATCGAGCGGCTGGAGGAGCTCCTGGAGGAGCAGAAGCAGCGGGCCGCGGCCGGGGACCTCGCCGAGGTGGCGGTCACCGACCGGTGCTTCCACGCCGAGATCGTGCAGCACGCCGGCAACCAGATCCTCTCCCGCCTCTACGACCAGCTCCGCGACCGCCAGCTGCGGATGGGCGTCGCCGTGATGCAGTCCCAGCCCGACCGGGTCGCCAAGAACATCACCGAGCACGCCGAGATCCTCGACCGGATAAGAGCCGGCGACACCGAGGGCGCGGCGCACTGCGTCCGCCAGCACCTCAGCTGGGTGAAGGTCCTGGTCCGGGGCGAGGACCGATGA
- a CDS encoding dihydrolipoamide acetyltransferase family protein has product MPDVGEGLTEAEILKWYVQPGDTVEDGQIVCEVETAKAAVELPIPFDGTVHELRFAEGTTVDVGQVIISVNVGGGAAPEVPAAEAAPVAAAAVAPAPVAPAAPVAEEEAEPQGRTPVLVGYGVAASSTKRRPRKVAQGAVPAAPVAPAPAAPAAVPVAVPVSVPEQLNGHGPGAGRPLAKPPVRKLAKDLGVDLATVTPTGPDGIITREDVHAAAAPAPAPAVEAPAPTPVAQPVAAPVAVPAAPAVSTDARETRIPVKGVRKATAAAMVGSAFTAPHVTEFVTFDITRTMKLVEELKSGTDMAGLRVNPLLLIAKAVLVAVRRNPEINAAWDEAAQEIVLKHYVNLGIAAATPRGLLVPNIKDAHAQTLPELSASLSELISTAREGKTTPAAMQGGTFTITNVGVFGVDTGTPILNPGESAILAVGAIKLQPWVHKGKVKPRQVTTLALSFDHRLVDGELGSKFLADVAAILEQPKRLISWA; this is encoded by the coding sequence ATGCCCGATGTGGGCGAGGGCCTCACCGAGGCCGAGATCCTCAAGTGGTACGTCCAGCCCGGTGACACGGTCGAGGACGGCCAGATCGTGTGCGAGGTCGAGACGGCCAAGGCCGCGGTCGAGCTGCCGATCCCCTTCGACGGCACGGTCCACGAGCTGCGCTTCGCCGAGGGGACCACGGTCGACGTCGGCCAGGTCATCATCTCGGTGAACGTCGGCGGCGGGGCGGCGCCCGAGGTGCCGGCGGCCGAGGCCGCTCCGGTCGCCGCCGCGGCGGTCGCTCCCGCGCCCGTCGCTCCGGCCGCGCCCGTCGCCGAGGAGGAGGCGGAGCCGCAGGGCCGTACGCCCGTCCTCGTCGGCTACGGCGTGGCCGCCAGTTCCACCAAGCGGCGCCCCCGCAAGGTGGCGCAGGGTGCGGTTCCGGCCGCTCCCGTCGCTCCGGCGCCGGCCGCTCCGGCCGCCGTCCCCGTCGCCGTCCCGGTCTCCGTGCCGGAGCAGCTCAACGGGCACGGGCCCGGTGCCGGGCGCCCGCTGGCCAAGCCGCCGGTCCGCAAGCTCGCGAAGGACCTGGGCGTCGACCTGGCGACGGTCACCCCGACCGGGCCGGACGGCATCATCACCCGTGAGGACGTCCACGCGGCGGCCGCTCCGGCGCCCGCGCCGGCCGTCGAGGCCCCGGCCCCGACGCCCGTCGCCCAGCCGGTGGCCGCCCCGGTGGCCGTGCCGGCGGCTCCCGCGGTGTCGACCGACGCCCGGGAGACCCGTATCCCCGTCAAGGGCGTACGGAAGGCCACGGCGGCGGCGATGGTCGGGTCGGCCTTCACCGCCCCGCACGTCACCGAGTTCGTGACCTTCGACATCACGCGCACGATGAAGCTGGTCGAGGAGCTCAAGTCCGGTACGGACATGGCGGGCCTGCGGGTCAACCCGCTGCTCCTCATCGCCAAGGCCGTCCTGGTCGCCGTCCGGCGCAACCCGGAGATCAACGCGGCCTGGGACGAGGCGGCGCAGGAGATCGTCCTCAAGCACTACGTGAACCTGGGCATCGCCGCGGCCACCCCGCGCGGTCTGCTCGTGCCGAACATCAAGGACGCGCACGCGCAGACCCTGCCCGAGCTCTCGGCGTCGCTGAGCGAGCTGATCTCCACCGCCCGTGAGGGGAAGACGACCCCGGCGGCGATGCAGGGCGGCACCTTCACCATCACCAACGTCGGCGTCTTCGGCGTCGACACCGGTACGCCCATCCTGAACCCCGGCGAGTCCGCGATCCTCGCGGTCGGTGCGATCAAGCTCCAGCCGTGGGTCCACAAGGGCAAGGTGAAGCCGCGACAGGTCACGACGCTGGCCCTCTCCTTCGATCACCGACTGGTCGACGGCGAGCTGGGCTCCAAGTTCCTGGCGGACGTCGCCGCGATCCTGGAGCAGCCGAAGCGCCTGATCAGCTGGGCGTAG